In a genomic window of bacterium:
- a CDS encoding thermonuclease family protein: protein MISHAKKLFLYTLTALTVLTASFANGQDGRFVRETVLRVIDGDTVEISGGDRVRLLGIDAPEKGEPISALATDRLKELTASGVVTLEVCEDRDIYGRILATVRVDSSNINRIMLTEGMALPVLIPPCGRPVAGDVLKAAVQGALSGKGIYSLKEYVIVPHGEAGEHIGENSVVRGKILNLHRGKNALQLNFGVDWKTDFTAVLFREGQQRFRDLGIDPADLVGFEVLVIGKMKRYNGPEIIIRGPDQILPLDGITVQDPGSRIQH, encoded by the coding sequence ATGATATCACACGCCAAAAAACTGTTCCTATACACTTTAACAGCTCTCACTGTCCTTACAGCATCCTTTGCCAACGGTCAGGATGGCAGGTTCGTCAGGGAAACGGTCCTTCGTGTCATAGATGGGGACACCGTTGAGATCTCTGGTGGTGATCGAGTAAGGCTTCTGGGGATCGATGCTCCCGAAAAGGGCGAGCCCATATCCGCTCTCGCAACGGATAGGCTCAAAGAATTAACTGCATCCGGGGTTGTGACCCTTGAGGTGTGTGAGGACCGTGATATTTATGGCCGAATCCTTGCCACGGTCAGGGTGGACAGTTCCAACATTAACCGTATCATGTTGACGGAAGGCATGGCTCTTCCCGTGCTGATCCCTCCGTGTGGTCGTCCTGTGGCAGGGGATGTTCTCAAGGCTGCTGTCCAGGGCGCTCTGTCGGGGAAGGGAATATATTCCCTCAAAGAATACGTGATCGTTCCACACGGTGAGGCCGGTGAGCACATTGGCGAAAATTCCGTTGTAAGGGGGAAGATCCTGAATCTGCACAGGGGGAAAAATGCCCTGCAGCTTAACTTCGGTGTGGACTGGAAGACAGATTTTACAGCTGTTCTTTTCAGAGAAGGACAGCAGAGGTTCAGGGATCTGGGCATTGATCCGGCCGATCTCGTCGGGTTTGAAGTGCTGGTCATCGGGAAGATGAAACGATATAACGGTCCCGAGATAATAATTCGAGGTCCGGATCAGATACTTCCGCTGGATGGAATTACGGTCCAGGATCCAGGATCCAGGATCCAACATTGA